A genomic window from Chloroflexota bacterium includes:
- a CDS encoding zinc ribbon domain-containing protein has product MDIELSNAIGTVLQGVVALCGAFLLAFWLAMVIWAWRDIRSRSRDIFAAILAVVLVAVFPIVGLLLYLLLRPKETLAEAYDRALEEEALLRSIEEQVVCPNCQRVVEDDWRFCAYCHTGIKKQCPTCGKLLELGWEMCPYCGNAASVPLLHSQETSVVSQDGPEIPVEDLPVVES; this is encoded by the coding sequence ATGGATATTGAACTTTCCAATGCTATAGGCACTGTGTTACAGGGGGTGGTTGCCCTGTGTGGCGCCTTTTTGCTGGCCTTCTGGCTGGCCATGGTGATCTGGGCCTGGCGAGACATTCGATCCCGTTCCCGCGATATCTTCGCTGCCATTCTGGCGGTGGTGCTGGTAGCAGTTTTCCCGATAGTCGGTCTGCTTCTCTACCTGCTGTTGCGGCCCAAGGAGACACTGGCCGAGGCCTACGATCGCGCGCTGGAAGAAGAGGCGTTGCTGCGCAGCATCGAAGAGCAGGTTGTTTGTCCCAACTGTCAGCGTGTGGTGGAGGATGATTGGCGCTTCTGCGCGTACTGCCATACCGGGATCAAAAAGCAATGCCCCACTTGCGGAAAGCTGCTCGAATTGGGATGGGAGATGTGCCCCTATTGTGGAAATGCTGCGTCGGTGCCTCTGTTGCACAGCCAGGAAACATCGGTTGTCTCCCAGGATGGTCCGGAAATACCGGTCGAGGACCTGCCGGTTGTCGAGTCCTGA
- a CDS encoding DNA translocase FtsK: MSKKPARGSSKARKGGKSKPSQRGGSWREALVANSEVITLILLLVGGLLLVDFFTRQEDSVGIVSKGFGWAALPALLALMLASLGVLIRQTTDRLNAGHRIPWRAMAEVFVGLLLLLLAAIGLSHLWADSADPWEYAKAGQGGGVVGWLAGSLPASLLGDLITTLLLVILAGLGVWIIMRPLGVPALDPRSAVTGLRDSLRSLLPEPREQEISDVVDSPQPAGSSPPVEPVIQDDQDFLGPSIAVQETVRPKRKRPPRKTTKPRPIKPKPRPDYLPSLDLLAAESQSGLKETDIEYKKQMIEETLASFNVPVTVVDVNVGPAVTQFGVKPGEYVRRGADGEDVTRRVRVSRIKSLSNDLALALEAPTLRIEAPVPGKGYVGIEVPNSATNLVGLREVLESQSFLRLKSPLAFAVGRDVAGEPVAADLATMPHLLIAGATGSGKSVCINSLIASLLFNNGPDQLRLLLIDPKRVELLVYEGVPHLLAPVVTDLDQMVGAFTWLMLQMDERYRNFSRVGARNLDEFNRKVSRKKKPKAWQDLDRYPSLVLVIDELADLMLAAPDRVERQICRLAQMARATGIHLVISTQRPSVDVVTGLIKANFPARIAFSVTSQTDSRVILDSPGSEKLLGSGDMLFMRPDSSKLDRVQGCFVSDKEIERLVRFWKESMPAEELAANVPRYPWTGLMAQLEDHDEQYEQALDVIQGVDRASISWLQRRLRVGYNRAAELMAKLEADGYVGPDEGAGRGREVLLASDDDEQAMWG, translated from the coding sequence ATGAGCAAAAAACCAGCCCGTGGCTCCTCGAAAGCTCGCAAGGGAGGGAAGTCAAAGCCTTCCCAACGGGGTGGCTCCTGGAGAGAAGCGCTGGTCGCCAACTCGGAGGTTATCACGCTGATCCTGCTCTTGGTCGGCGGGTTACTGCTTGTTGATTTTTTTACCAGGCAAGAGGACAGCGTCGGGATTGTCAGTAAGGGCTTTGGTTGGGCGGCCTTGCCGGCCTTGCTGGCTTTGATGCTGGCCAGCCTGGGGGTGCTGATCCGGCAGACGACCGACCGGCTGAACGCGGGCCACCGGATTCCCTGGCGCGCCATGGCGGAAGTGTTTGTCGGCCTGCTGTTGCTTCTGCTGGCTGCCATCGGGTTGAGCCATCTATGGGCCGATTCCGCCGACCCATGGGAATACGCCAAGGCAGGTCAGGGGGGGGGAGTGGTGGGCTGGCTGGCAGGTTCACTGCCGGCGTCTCTGTTGGGTGATCTGATTACCACGCTGTTGCTGGTTATCCTGGCAGGCCTTGGTGTGTGGATAATCATGCGGCCTCTGGGTGTTCCTGCGCTGGACCCCAGGTCTGCCGTCACCGGCCTTCGGGACAGCCTTCGTTCCTTGCTACCCGAACCCCGGGAACAGGAGATCTCCGATGTGGTGGACTCACCGCAACCGGCTGGCTCCTCACCACCGGTCGAGCCGGTGATCCAGGACGACCAGGATTTCCTGGGGCCGTCTATCGCTGTCCAGGAGACAGTCCGCCCCAAGCGCAAACGTCCTCCCCGGAAGACAACCAAACCCCGGCCCATCAAGCCGAAACCTCGTCCCGACTACCTGCCGTCATTGGATCTTCTGGCTGCCGAGTCCCAGTCTGGCCTGAAGGAAACGGACATCGAATACAAAAAACAGATGATCGAGGAAACGTTGGCGAGCTTCAACGTGCCGGTGACCGTGGTCGATGTCAATGTCGGGCCTGCCGTCACCCAGTTTGGGGTGAAACCGGGAGAATATGTCCGTCGCGGAGCTGACGGCGAGGATGTCACGCGTCGGGTGCGTGTCAGCCGCATCAAGTCGCTTTCCAATGATCTGGCCCTGGCCCTGGAGGCGCCCACGCTGCGTATCGAGGCGCCGGTGCCAGGCAAGGGCTATGTGGGGATCGAGGTCCCCAATAGCGCCACGAATCTGGTTGGCTTGCGAGAAGTACTGGAATCCCAATCCTTCTTGCGACTCAAATCACCTCTGGCCTTCGCCGTGGGCCGCGATGTCGCGGGCGAGCCGGTGGCCGCAGATCTGGCGACGATGCCCCACCTTTTGATTGCCGGTGCAACCGGTTCGGGCAAATCGGTCTGTATCAATTCTCTCATTGCCAGCCTGCTGTTCAACAACGGCCCCGATCAACTGCGGCTACTGCTGATAGACCCCAAACGGGTCGAGTTGCTTGTCTACGAAGGTGTGCCCCACCTGCTGGCGCCTGTGGTGACCGACCTGGATCAGATGGTAGGGGCCTTCACCTGGTTGATGCTGCAGATGGATGAACGCTATCGCAACTTCAGCCGGGTTGGCGCGCGCAACCTGGATGAATTCAATCGTAAGGTGAGCCGCAAGAAAAAGCCCAAGGCCTGGCAGGACCTGGACCGCTATCCCTCTCTGGTCCTGGTGATTGACGAACTGGCCGATCTGATGTTAGCTGCACCCGATCGGGTGGAGCGTCAGATCTGCCGCCTGGCGCAGATGGCACGGGCGACTGGCATACATCTGGTCATCTCCACCCAACGACCCAGCGTCGATGTGGTGACCGGACTGATCAAGGCTAACTTTCCTGCCCGAATCGCTTTTTCCGTCACCAGCCAGACCGATAGCCGGGTCATCCTGGATTCGCCTGGCTCGGAGAAGCTTCTGGGAAGTGGCGACATGTTATTCATGCGGCCCGATAGCAGTAAACTGGACCGGGTCCAGGGTTGTTTTGTTTCGGATAAAGAGATCGAGAGGCTGGTGCGCTTCTGGAAGGAGTCGATGCCGGCCGAGGAGTTGGCTGCCAACGTGCCGCGCTATCCCTGGACGGGCCTGATGGCACAGTTGGAGGATCACGATGAACAATACGAGCAGGCCCTAGATGTGATACAGGGTGTGGATAGAGCCAGCATCTCCTGGCTGCAGCGACGGCTTCGGGTAGGCTACAACCGGGCGGCAGAATTGATGGCCAAGTTGGAGGCGGACGGTTACGTGGGACCGGACGAGGGCGCCGGGCGGGGACGCGAGGTGCTGTTGGCCAGTGATGATGACGAGCAGGCAATGTGGGGGTAG
- a CDS encoding S1 RNA-binding domain-containing protein encodes MGFLSDNDDDGTVSNTGDDGFPPDGQDVPQDDGYWEALLSDGEVASLDEPPPWMAEDEQSAGIAASGDGSGEAGDDGYGWGRARSLLASCDCCVLKVTGYNRGGLLVEFGVITGFVPSSHLLDFPIYADSLEREDALTERVGQTLTLQVIELDQPKDRLILSERAAIQGQRCEEVFSRLTAGDVVSGRVSNLRRFGAFVDLGGFEGLVHISEMSWGRVNYPGDVVSPGDEVQVYVLDVNPAERKIQLSLKQLQSDPWQQVAGHYHVGEIIEGDVTNVVSFGAFARLEEGIEGLIHISELAEGTFLHPRNVVQEGQRVRVRVLNVDPVNRRIGLSLRQVRTNHADHAIEDHDHDDTANVLVEVASDGPY; translated from the coding sequence ATGGGTTTCCTATCCGACAATGACGACGATGGAACTGTGAGTAACACCGGCGATGATGGATTTCCCCCGGACGGACAAGACGTTCCGCAAGATGATGGTTATTGGGAAGCGTTGCTCAGCGATGGCGAGGTTGCTTCGTTGGATGAACCACCTCCCTGGATGGCGGAAGATGAGCAGTCTGCGGGGATTGCTGCTTCCGGCGACGGAAGCGGTGAAGCCGGGGATGACGGGTACGGATGGGGACGTGCCAGGTCCCTGCTTGCAAGCTGCGATTGTTGCGTTCTCAAGGTAACTGGCTATAACCGTGGTGGCCTGTTGGTCGAATTCGGCGTGATCACCGGCTTCGTACCCAGCTCTCATTTACTCGATTTCCCCATCTATGCCGATTCCCTGGAACGGGAAGATGCGCTGACAGAGCGAGTGGGCCAGACATTGACCTTGCAGGTCATTGAGCTTGATCAGCCGAAGGACCGGCTCATTCTCTCAGAGCGGGCCGCAATCCAGGGTCAGCGATGCGAAGAAGTTTTTTCCAGACTCACGGCCGGCGACGTGGTCAGCGGTCGCGTCAGCAACCTGCGGCGCTTCGGCGCCTTTGTTGATCTCGGTGGATTTGAAGGATTGGTCCACATCTCGGAGATGTCGTGGGGACGGGTGAATTATCCCGGTGATGTGGTGAGCCCTGGCGACGAGGTGCAGGTCTACGTGCTTGATGTGAATCCCGCTGAACGCAAGATTCAGTTGAGTCTCAAACAGCTTCAATCCGATCCCTGGCAACAGGTTGCCGGGCACTACCATGTTGGCGAGATTATCGAGGGTGACGTTACGAATGTGGTGAGCTTTGGCGCATTCGCCAGGTTGGAAGAGGGAATCGAAGGTCTGATCCACATCTCTGAGCTGGCTGAAGGTACTTTTCTCCATCCCCGCAACGTGGTGCAGGAAGGCCAGCGAGTTCGTGTCCGGGTGCTCAACGTGGACCCAGTGAACAGGCGCATCGGTCTGAGCCTTCGCCAGGTGCGCACAAACCATGCAGATCATGCCATCGAAGATCATGACCATGATGACACTGCGAACGTGTTGGTGGAGGTGGCCAGCGACGGTCCCTATTGA
- a CDS encoding proton-conducting transporter membrane subunit, translated as MSGVVLLYTFLVLAAILVYLLRRWPTPSAALAGLSALALGVMLWTWPNDQEVFFLGRVINLNQPVLFFGQHLEMGPTGQWTIGFMAVALAATYVGAWRVSQGRTFFPFGLLLLALLSTVLLIRPLWLAPAILAAVLSMATFVIQAGRRGSTRGAARIMWLPVLAIPLFLLAAWYLKQVPLNPDDPLPLQSAARLASWGLLLLLAPWPLHGPGLSLGAEAPPLVAAWLSTALLIISVSLLQGFLLRYQWLQNTALFYGPSGLRLPELLLYGGLALTLWAGMAAMTQRDLSRVWSYSALYNHGSVLIALGLGARSSWGLVWLLLITRTVSLLVSGFGLAVIRDRAGGLTDYGSIRGFGTRTPWSSTALLLGGLSLAGLPLTMGFASQWTLSQTLGTQDWLLAALLLTGAIALSLGLLRGERSLLGHLENRLLEREDSLMVILAAAGIGVIVISALWPVLWQNLLITAEAVFTLAPPP; from the coding sequence ATGTCTGGTGTCGTGCTCCTCTATACATTTCTTGTGCTCGCTGCCATCCTGGTCTATCTGCTGCGTCGATGGCCCACACCCTCGGCTGCCCTGGCAGGGCTGTCAGCCCTGGCCCTGGGTGTCATGCTATGGACATGGCCCAACGATCAAGAGGTTTTCTTCCTGGGCCGGGTGATCAATCTCAACCAACCTGTCCTCTTTTTTGGTCAGCATCTGGAGATGGGTCCCACCGGTCAGTGGACGATCGGATTCATGGCGGTTGCCCTGGCAGCAACCTACGTCGGCGCCTGGCGTGTCTCCCAGGGACGGACCTTCTTTCCCTTTGGTCTGCTGCTACTGGCGCTTTTGAGCACAGTGCTGCTCATCAGGCCACTCTGGCTGGCCCCCGCAATTTTGGCCGCAGTCCTCAGCATGGCGACCTTTGTCATTCAAGCCGGTCGTCGGGGAAGTACTCGGGGCGCTGCCCGAATCATGTGGCTACCTGTCCTTGCCATTCCGCTCTTTCTGCTGGCTGCCTGGTACCTGAAACAGGTCCCGCTAAATCCGGATGATCCACTGCCATTGCAAAGCGCAGCGCGCCTGGCAAGCTGGGGCCTCCTGCTCCTGCTGGCGCCCTGGCCCCTGCACGGCCCCGGACTGAGTCTTGGTGCAGAAGCTCCTCCTCTGGTTGCCGCCTGGCTTTCTACTGCCCTGTTGATCATCAGCGTTTCCCTGTTACAGGGCTTTTTGCTTCGCTACCAATGGCTGCAGAACACGGCCCTCTTCTACGGACCTTCAGGGCTGCGTCTGCCGGAGCTGTTACTCTATGGCGGACTGGCACTGACTCTCTGGGCGGGAATGGCCGCAATGACCCAGCGCGATCTGAGCCGCGTGTGGAGCTACTCTGCGCTCTACAACCACGGCTCAGTTCTGATCGCGCTGGGTCTCGGTGCCCGCAGTTCATGGGGGCTGGTGTGGTTACTCCTGATAACCCGAACCGTCAGCCTTCTCGTTTCCGGATTTGGTCTTGCCGTAATCCGTGATCGGGCCGGGGGTCTGACCGATTATGGCAGCATCCGGGGATTCGGGACGCGCACACCGTGGTCTTCCACCGCCCTGCTGCTGGGGGGCTTGAGTCTGGCAGGCCTCCCCTTGACGATGGGTTTTGCCAGCCAGTGGACTCTATCCCAAACTCTGGGGACTCAGGACTGGCTTCTGGCAGCCCTGCTTCTAACAGGCGCAATTGCCCTTTCCCTGGGCCTGTTACGAGGGGAACGTTCGCTGTTGGGGCACCTGGAAAACCGTTTGTTGGAACGGGAGGATTCCCTGATGGTGATTCTGGCTGCCGCCGGCATCGGCGTCATCGTCATCTCCGCCCTTTGGCCAGTCCTCTGGCAGAATCTGCTCATCACCGCAGAAGCTGTCTTCACATTGGCCCCGCCACCCTGA